A single window of Providencia alcalifaciens DNA harbors:
- a CDS encoding DUF1289 domain-containing protein has product MAEQLEFFDIPSPCRGICQTNEQGYCRGCYRTRDERFGWLQFTNAEKRHVIRLCRQRFLRANNKKTAQEDMNDPQQSLF; this is encoded by the coding sequence ATGGCAGAACAACTTGAGTTTTTTGACATTCCAAGCCCTTGCCGTGGAATATGCCAGACCAACGAGCAGGGATATTGCCGAGGTTGTTATCGAACCCGAGATGAACGTTTTGGTTGGTTACAGTTCACTAACGCTGAAAAACGTCATGTCATCCGTTTATGTCGCCAGCGATTTTTAAGGGCAAATAATAAGAAAACGGCTCAAGAAGACATGAATGATCCTCAACAGTCTCTATTTTGA
- the slyA gene encoding transcriptional regulator SlyA yields the protein MESQIGTELSRVVRMWRALIDYRLKPLKLTQTHWVTLHNISQLPPEQSQIQLAKAIGIEQPSLVRTLDQLEEKRLISRHTCSNDRRAKRIKLTEESEPFIKTVDQVINNTRTEILSNISHDELSQLSLLLLKLEKNILRLQNDS from the coding sequence TTGGAATCTCAAATTGGAACTGAATTATCTCGAGTAGTCCGTATGTGGCGAGCATTGATTGACTATCGCCTCAAGCCACTTAAACTCACACAAACACACTGGGTAACACTGCATAATATTAGTCAGTTACCGCCCGAACAGTCGCAGATTCAATTGGCAAAAGCAATCGGTATTGAGCAACCATCTCTGGTCAGAACATTAGATCAATTAGAAGAAAAAAGGCTCATTTCTCGTCATACATGTTCGAATGACCGACGCGCCAAGAGAATCAAACTCACAGAGGAGTCGGAGCCTTTTATCAAAACGGTGGATCAAGTGATTAATAATACTCGGACAGAAATTTTAAGTAATATTAGTCATGATGAGCTAAGCCAGTTATCTTTACTACTATTAAAATTGGAGAAAAATATTCTACGCTTACAAAACGATTCATAG
- a CDS encoding glycine zipper 2TM domain-containing protein, protein MLKKVFVGVAAVVALSGCVNTSTLSGDTISAQDAKQVQTVTYGTVLNARPVTIQAGEDGNVIGAIGGAVIGGLLGNTVGGGTGKTLATAAGAIAGGLAGQQAQGALNKSQGVQLEIRLDSGKNIVVVQKQDPAAFRVGQRVMIANSGNTVTVSPR, encoded by the coding sequence ATGCTTAAGAAAGTTTTTGTAGGTGTTGCTGCGGTTGTTGCGTTATCTGGCTGTGTCAATACAAGTACGCTTTCTGGTGATACTATTTCAGCTCAAGATGCTAAACAAGTCCAAACTGTGACTTATGGTACGGTACTCAACGCACGCCCAGTGACCATTCAAGCAGGTGAAGATGGTAACGTGATTGGTGCAATTGGCGGTGCAGTTATCGGTGGCCTGTTAGGTAATACCGTCGGTGGTGGTACTGGTAAAACACTAGCAACAGCGGCTGGTGCAATCGCAGGTGGTTTAGCGGGTCAACAAGCACAAGGTGCCCTAAACAAAAGCCAAGGTGTGCAGCTTGAAATCCGTTTAGACAGTGGTAAAAACATTGTTGTTGTTCAGAAACAAGATCCTGCCGCTTTCCGTGTAGGTCAGCGTGTTATGATCGCAAACAGCGGAAATACAGTGACTGTGTCACCTCGCTAA
- the anmK gene encoding anhydro-N-acetylmuramic acid kinase, producing the protein MMIKSGRYIGVMSGTSLDGVDVVLAAINDKFVAEQASLSAAFPIELKKRILNICQGQETTLSELGKIDRELGTIYADAIHQLLHQTGLSPEDIIAIGCHGQTVWHEPDSETPFTMQIGDNNRIAALTGITTVGDFRRRDMAYGGQGAPLVPAFHLAVLGHPTEKRIVLNIGGIANVTALLPNAYVKGYDTGPGNMLMDTWVWRNKQQAYDKDGEWAKTGTVNQALLNAMLNDNYFKRSPPKSTGREYFNMQWLEQHLSHFQLLSPEDVQATLCELTAVSIVDQVKLCGGCERLIVCGGGAQNKFLMLRLATLLPGIEVAPSDKFGLSGDDMEALAFAWLAARTVSGLSGSLASVTGASRDSILGAIYPANIDIK; encoded by the coding sequence ATGATGATTAAATCGGGTCGCTATATCGGTGTTATGTCAGGAACCAGCCTAGATGGTGTTGATGTCGTATTAGCTGCAATCAACGATAAGTTTGTTGCAGAGCAAGCTAGCTTGAGCGCCGCATTTCCGATTGAACTGAAAAAGCGCATTCTTAATATTTGCCAAGGGCAAGAAACAACACTTTCTGAATTGGGAAAAATAGACAGAGAGCTTGGCACAATATATGCGGATGCTATTCATCAGCTGCTTCATCAAACGGGCCTATCTCCTGAAGATATTATTGCGATTGGTTGTCACGGGCAAACGGTTTGGCATGAACCTGATAGTGAAACACCGTTTACTATGCAAATTGGTGATAACAACCGCATCGCGGCATTAACGGGAATAACGACAGTAGGTGATTTTCGCCGTAGAGACATGGCTTATGGTGGGCAAGGTGCTCCGTTAGTTCCTGCATTTCATTTAGCCGTATTAGGGCATCCGACTGAAAAACGTATTGTGCTTAACATTGGCGGGATTGCTAATGTTACTGCATTGCTGCCAAATGCATATGTAAAAGGCTATGACACAGGACCTGGCAATATGTTAATGGACACTTGGGTCTGGCGTAATAAGCAACAAGCGTATGATAAAGATGGTGAATGGGCAAAAACAGGAACGGTGAATCAGGCATTATTAAATGCGATGCTTAATGATAACTATTTTAAACGTTCGCCCCCTAAGAGTACTGGGCGTGAATATTTTAATATGCAATGGCTAGAACAGCATTTGTCGCATTTTCAATTGCTATCTCCTGAAGACGTGCAGGCAACATTGTGTGAGTTGACCGCGGTATCTATCGTGGATCAAGTTAAGTTATGTGGTGGCTGTGAACGTTTAATTGTTTGTGGCGGCGGCGCACAAAATAAATTCTTGATGTTGCGATTAGCGACATTACTGCCGGGGATTGAAGTCGCACCAAGTGATAAATTTGGATTGAGTGGCGATGATATGGAAGCACTGGCATTTGCTTGGCTTGCTGCTCGCACAGTTTCAGGCTTATCAGGTAGCCTTGCATCAGTAACGGGTGCAAGCAGAGATAGTATATTAGGTGCGATATATCCCGCAAATATTGATATAAAATAA
- the pdxH gene encoding pyridoxamine 5'-phosphate oxidase, producing MNELEEIDLAAVRREYTKGGLRRKDLTPDPIPLFERWLKQACEARLTDPTAMCVATVDETGQPYQRIVLLKHFDENGLVFYTNLGSRKAQHLEHNNKISLHFPWYQLERQVHFTGIAERLSPIEVLKYFHSRPKDSQIAAWASAQSSRISARGILEGKFLELKQKFQNGEVPLPSFWGGYRVVFNSVEFWQGGAHRLHDRFLYQREGDGWVIDRLAP from the coding sequence ATGAACGAACTTGAAGAGATCGATCTTGCTGCGGTACGACGTGAATATACAAAAGGTGGATTGAGACGCAAAGATTTAACACCAGATCCTATTCCACTGTTTGAGCGCTGGTTAAAGCAAGCCTGTGAAGCGCGATTAACTGACCCGACAGCAATGTGTGTGGCAACAGTCGATGAAACCGGGCAGCCTTATCAACGGATCGTATTATTAAAGCACTTCGATGAAAACGGATTAGTCTTTTATACCAATCTGGGAAGCCGTAAAGCGCAGCATTTAGAGCATAACAATAAAATCAGTTTGCATTTCCCATGGTATCAATTAGAACGCCAAGTTCATTTTACCGGCATTGCTGAGCGTTTAAGCCCTATTGAAGTACTGAAATATTTCCATAGTCGCCCAAAAGATAGCCAAATAGCGGCTTGGGCATCTGCTCAGTCTTCGAGGATTTCGGCTCGTGGGATCTTAGAAGGAAAATTTTTAGAACTTAAGCAGAAATTCCAAAATGGCGAGGTTCCATTACCGAGTTTTTGGGGGGGCTATCGCGTTGTTTTTAACAGTGTCGAATTTTGGCAAGGTGGAGCTCACCGCTTGCATGACCGCTTTCTATACCAAAGAGAAGGGGATGGCTGGGTAATTGACCGATTAGCCCCGTAA
- the tyrS gene encoding tyrosine--tRNA ligase, protein MSSNNLIKQLQERGLVAQVTDEDALAERLAQGPISLYCGFDPTADSLHLGHLVPLLCLKRFQLAGHKPVALVGGATGLIGDPSFKATERKLNTTETVQEWVDKIRNQVSPFLSFDCGENSARLANNYDWFGKMDVLTFLRDIGKHFSVNQMINRESVKQRLNRDDVGISFTEFAYNLLQGYDFANMNKEMGVELQIGGSDQWGNITSGIDLTRRLHQNQVFGLTVPLITKTDGTKFGKTEGGAVWLDPKKTSQYKFYQFWINTADADVYRFLKFFTFMELSEIDALEEEDKNSGKAPRAQYILAEEVTKLVHGEAGLAAAKRITESLFSGAVSDLTEADFEQLAQDGMPCITLEDGADLQQALVDSELVPSRGQARTAISSNAVSVNGQKQTEPMYVFTDADRLFGRYTLIRRGKKNDCLVNWK, encoded by the coding sequence ATGTCTAGCAATAACCTGATTAAACAATTGCAAGAGCGGGGCCTCGTTGCCCAGGTAACGGATGAGGATGCGTTAGCAGAGAGACTGGCGCAGGGCCCTATCTCTCTCTATTGTGGCTTCGACCCTACCGCCGATAGCTTGCACTTGGGACATCTGGTTCCTTTGCTGTGTTTAAAACGATTCCAACTAGCCGGGCACAAGCCTGTGGCATTGGTCGGTGGCGCAACGGGCCTTATTGGCGACCCGAGTTTTAAAGCTACTGAACGTAAATTAAACACCACAGAAACCGTTCAAGAGTGGGTAGATAAAATCCGTAACCAAGTTTCACCATTCCTTAGTTTTGATTGTGGTGAAAATAGCGCACGTCTAGCTAACAACTATGATTGGTTTGGCAAAATGGACGTGCTGACATTCTTACGTGATATTGGTAAACACTTCTCCGTTAACCAAATGATCAACCGTGAGTCTGTTAAGCAGCGTTTAAACCGTGATGATGTCGGGATCTCTTTCACTGAATTCGCCTATAACCTATTACAAGGTTATGATTTTGCGAACATGAATAAAGAGATGGGTGTTGAGTTGCAAATTGGTGGTTCAGACCAATGGGGTAACATTACTTCAGGTATCGATTTAACTCGCCGTCTGCATCAAAACCAAGTGTTTGGTTTAACTGTTCCACTGATCACCAAAACAGACGGTACCAAGTTTGGTAAAACCGAAGGTGGTGCAGTATGGTTAGATCCGAAGAAAACCAGCCAATATAAATTCTATCAATTCTGGATCAACACAGCGGATGCTGACGTCTATCGCTTCCTGAAATTCTTTACTTTCATGGAATTAAGCGAAATTGATGCGTTGGAAGAAGAAGACAAAAATAGTGGCAAAGCACCTCGCGCACAGTACATCTTAGCAGAAGAAGTGACTAAGCTAGTTCACGGTGAAGCGGGTCTCGCGGCTGCAAAACGCATTACTGAAAGCTTATTCTCTGGCGCAGTATCTGATTTAACTGAAGCTGACTTTGAACAGTTAGCTCAAGATGGCATGCCATGCATCACCCTAGAAGATGGTGCAGACCTCCAGCAAGCATTAGTTGATTCAGAACTGGTACCTTCTCGTGGCCAAGCAAGAACGGCAATCAGCTCAAATGCAGTCTCTGTCAATGGTCAGAAACAAACTGAACCAATGTATGTATTCACTGATGCTGACCGTTTATTTGGTCGTTATACACTTATCCGCCGCGGTAAGAAAAACGACTGCTTAGTTAACTGGAAATAG